The following coding sequences are from one Microtus pennsylvanicus isolate mMicPen1 chromosome 1, mMicPen1.hap1, whole genome shotgun sequence window:
- the Apoc2 gene encoding apolipoprotein C-II isoform X1 encodes MSLLGCRLQALSSLCLSVLLMASLVVLQVTDGMGSRFLLALFLVLLVLGCEVQAAQQLQQDDPGSPALLDKVQESISSYWDTAKAAAQDLYQKTYLTSVDEKLRDMYSKSSAAMTTYASIFTDQILTLLKGE; translated from the exons ATGTCCCTCCTGGGATGCAGGCTGCAGGCCCTGTCCTCACTTTGCCTCTCGGTGCTGCTCATGGCCAGCCTTGTAG TGCTCCAGGTCACAGACGGCATGGGCTCTCGGTTCCTCCTGGCTCTCTTCCTCGTCCTCCTGGTGTTGGGATGTG AGGTCCAAGCGGCCCAGCAGCTGCAGCAAGATGATCCAGGCAGTCCAGCTCTGCTGGACAAGGTGCAGGAGTCCATCTCCAGTTACTGGGACACGGCTAAGGCGGCTGCCCAAGACCTATACCAGAAAACATACCTGACCAGTGTGGATGAGAAACTCAG GGACATGTACAGCAAAAGCTCGGCGGCCATGACCACTTACGCCAGCATTTTTACGGATCAGATCCTTACTCTCCTAAAGGGCGAGTAA
- the Apoc2 gene encoding apolipoprotein C-II isoform X2, whose translation MSLLGCRLQALSSLCLSVLLMASLVASVTTESLLPTPSPEISRWSLVRARVMDLVEPLVTRTRDRWQWFWGPGAVQGFVQTYYEDHLKDLGPRTQAWLQSSRDQLLNKTHSLCPQLLCRDWTQG comes from the exons ATGTCCCTCCTGGGATGCAGGCTGCAGGCCCTGTCCTCACTTTGCCTCTCGGTGCTGCTCATGGCCAGCCTTGTAG CATCCGTGACCACAGAAAGCCTGCTCCCCACACCTAGCCCTGAGATCAGCCGCTGGAGCCTGGTGAGGGCCAGGGTGATGGATCTGGTGGAGCCGCTGGTGACCAGGACTAGGGACAGATGGCAGTGGTTCTG GGGCCCTGGGGCTGTCCAGGGCTTTGTGCAGACCTACTATGAAGACCATTTGAAAGACCTGGGTCCTCGCACTCAGGCCTGGCTGCAAAGCTCCAGAGACCAGCTCCTGAACAAGACCCACAGCCTGTGTCCCCAGCTACTCTGCAGGGACTGGACTCAGGGTTAA
- the Apoc2 gene encoding apolipoprotein C-II isoform X3, translating into MTWVSGYKASVTTESLLPTPSPEISRWSLVRARVMDLVEPLVTRTRDRWQWFWGPGAVQGFVQTYYEDHLKDLGPRTQAWLQSSRDQLLNKTHSLCPQLLCRDWTQG; encoded by the exons ATGACATGGGTGTCTGGGTACAAAG CATCCGTGACCACAGAAAGCCTGCTCCCCACACCTAGCCCTGAGATCAGCCGCTGGAGCCTGGTGAGGGCCAGGGTGATGGATCTGGTGGAGCCGCTGGTGACCAGGACTAGGGACAGATGGCAGTGGTTCTG GGGCCCTGGGGCTGTCCAGGGCTTTGTGCAGACCTACTATGAAGACCATTTGAAAGACCTGGGTCCTCGCACTCAGGCCTGGCTGCAAAGCTCCAGAGACCAGCTCCTGAACAAGACCCACAGCCTGTGTCCCCAGCTACTCTGCAGGGACTGGACTCAGGGTTAA
- the Apoc2 gene encoding apolipoprotein C-II isoform X4, whose translation MGSRFLLALFLVLLVLGCEVQAAQQLQQDDPGSPALLDKVQESISSYWDTAKAAAQDLYQKTYLTSVDEKLRDMYSKSSAAMTTYASIFTDQILTLLKGE comes from the exons ATGGGCTCTCGGTTCCTCCTGGCTCTCTTCCTCGTCCTCCTGGTGTTGGGATGTG AGGTCCAAGCGGCCCAGCAGCTGCAGCAAGATGATCCAGGCAGTCCAGCTCTGCTGGACAAGGTGCAGGAGTCCATCTCCAGTTACTGGGACACGGCTAAGGCGGCTGCCCAAGACCTATACCAGAAAACATACCTGACCAGTGTGGATGAGAAACTCAG GGACATGTACAGCAAAAGCTCGGCGGCCATGACCACTTACGCCAGCATTTTTACGGATCAGATCCTTACTCTCCTAAAGGGCGAGTAA